DNA sequence from the Candidatus Methylomirabilota bacterium genome:
GAGGCTCGCGTGGCCTGAAGGCGGCTGGTAGGCGGGGTGGGTGCTCCGACCCGTTCCCACCAACGGATGCTCGCGTGGCGTGTAGCGCGCGGTCGGGCCGGGGTGGGTGCTCCGACCCGTTCCCGCCGACGGTGATTCGCCTGCACGCGCTGTCTGGGAATGTCACTATCGGGTGGCGGCGCGCCCAGGCTCGTGGTCGGAGACCCCACCCCGGCCCGACCGCGCGCTACAACGCCAGGCGCGTCTTGATCCGCTCGACCGCTTCCTCGGTCTCATCGCGCCGGCCGAACGCGGTCAGGCGCAGGTAGCCCTCCCCGCTCGGGCCGAAGCCGGCGCCGGGCGTGCCCACCACGTGCGCCTCCTGCAGCAGCTTGTCGAAGAAGGCCCATGAGTCGAGGCGCCCGGGGGTCCTGACCCAGAGGTAGGGGGCGTTGTTGCCGCCGTAGACTCTGAGCCCGATCGCCTCCAGCCCCTCGCGGATGATCCGTGCGTTGTCCAGGTAGTAATCGACCTGCCCGCGCACCTGCCGCGCGCCCTCCTCCGTGTACACCGCCGCGGCCGCCTTCTGCACGATGTAGGGCACGCCGTTGAACTTGGTCGATTGGCGGCGGAGCCACAGGGCGTGTAGGCTCACGCGCTCCCCGGAGGCTGCCACGCCGGAGAGTTCCTTGGGCACCACCGTGAACGCGCAGCGGGTGCCGGTGAAGCCGGCCGTCTTGGAGAAGCTGCGGAACTCCACGGCGACCTCGCGCGCGCCCTCGACCTCGAAGATCGAGTGGGGGATGTCCGGCTCGCGGATGTACGCCTCGTAGGCGGCGTCGTACAGGAGCACCGCGCCCTGGCCCCGCGCGTAGTCCACCCACCTCTTGAGCGCCGCTTTCGTCATCACTGCGCCGGTCGGGTTGTTCGGATAGCAGAGGTAGATGAGATCCACCGGGCGGTCGGGTAGCGCGGGCTGGAAGTCGTTCTCCGCCGTGCAGGGCAGGTAGACCAGGCCCCCGTAGCGTCCGCTCGCATCCGGCGCGCCTCCCCGACCGGCCATGACGTTGCTGTCCACGTAGACGGGATAGACCGGGTCGGTGACGGCGACGACGCAGTCGGGGGCGAAGATCTCCTGGATGTTCGCGCTGTCGCTCTTGCCCCCGTCGCTGACGAAGATCTCGTCGGGGCTCAGGCGCACGCCGCGCGTGTCATAGTCGCGCGCGGCGATCTGCCCGGTCAGGAACTCGTAGCCGGGCTCCGGGCCGTAGCCGCGGAAGGTCTCCGGGCGGGCCATCTCGTCCACCGCCTCGTGGAGCGCGTGGATGATGGCCGGCGCCAGCGGCTGCGTCACGTCGCCGATGCCCAGGCGGATGATCTTGGCGCTCGGATGCGCCGCTTGGAAGGCCTTCAGGCGGCGCGCGATCTCGTAAAAGAGGTAGCTCGACTTGAGCTGGAGATAGTGCTCGTTGACTCGCGTCACGGGCCTCACTACATCAGCAAATCACGTCGGGGTCAAGGCAGTAGCGCTGCACGGCACCCGTCGCCCAGCGAGTCACGGTGAGCGCGCTGCCGTCGGTCTCGAAGCTCACCGCGCCGTCGCGGTCGGTGCGGTAGACACGCGTGCCGACGGCGGCCAGGCGCGCGAGGACCTCCGGCGCCGGATGGCCGTAGGAGTTGCGCGGACCCACCGAGATCACGGCGAACGACGGGCGGGCCCGCTCGAGAAACCCGGGAGTGCTGGAGCTGCGGGATCCGTGGTGCGCGACCTTGAGCACGGTCGCGCGCAGCGGCGCGCCCGAGGCGAGAAGGTCGCGCTCGGCCGGCGCCGTAATGTCGGAAGCGAGCAGAAACGACGCCAGCCCGTAGTCGATGCGCAGCACCACGGCATCGTCGTTCCGTCTGGGGGCCGGGGCGGGCGGGGGCAGGCTCCGAGCGGAGTGGGGTTCCTGAGCCACGGAGCCTCCCCCCGGCCGTCCCGGATCGAGCGCGAGAACGCGAACGCCGCCGATCCAGCGCATCGCCTGCGGGCCCAGCTCTTCGCGCACGGCGAAGTACCGGCGCACGGCGGCCATGCCGCCCGCGTGATCCCGGTCGTCGTGCGTCGTCATCGCCGCCGCCAGACGCAGAACGCCATGGTTCCAGAGAAACGGCGCCACCACGCGCTCGCCGGCGTCGAGACGCATCGGCCCGCCCGGGCCCGCGTCGATGAGGGCGGCCTGCCCGTGGGGTGTCTCGAGGACGATGGCGTCCCCCTGACCGACGTCGAGGACCGTGAGGCGAAGCCGCCCATCGGCGGGGCGAATCAGGGGCCAGGCGGCGATGATAATCGCCGCGGCCAGGAGCACGCAGGCGCCCTGGCCGGCCAGGCGCGAGCGCGACGGCGCCTCGCGCAGGCGCCACCAGAGGAGCGCCAGCCCGAGCCCGAGCGTATAGGCGACGATCGCCGCCCAGTGGGGCGCCGGCAGGTGCAGGAGCCCTGCCGGTACCGAAGCCGCCAGGGCGACGACAACCCGCAGCGCCAGGAGGATGGGCCAGGTCGCGTCGAAGAGGATCGTGCTCCCGACCTCGGTGACGAGCGCCAGCGCCACCGCGAGCAGCCCGACCACGGTCGCCACACCCGCGAGCGGCACCACGCCCAGGTTCGCGAGGGGACCGATCAGCGAGAGCTGGTTGAAGTGGACCAGGGCGATGGGGAGCACGGCGAGCTGCGCCGCCACGCTGACGCCGAGCGCGCCCGGGATCAGGCCCCGCGGCAGCGGCGCCAGCACGATACCGGCCGTGGCCGCGAACGAGAGCTGGAACCCCGGATCGAGCAGATCGCCGGGTCGCACGGCCAGGAGCACGAGCGCGGCGAGGGCGAGGCCGTTCATCACTGACGCCTCCCGATCGAGCAGAAGCGCGCCCAGCACCAGCACGCCCATGATCACCGCGCGGAGCACCGAGGGCTCGGGGCCGACGACGAGCGCGAAGCCGATCACGGCGACCATCGCCCCCAGCGCCGCCGGACGGCGCCCGACGCGCGCCAGCGTGAGGAGCGCCCAGACGGCGCCGGCGACGAGCGCCACGTTGAAGCCGGAGACCGCGAGCACGTGATAGACGCCGGCGCGCCGGAAGGCCTCGTCGATCTCCCTCGGCAGGTCGACGCGGTCTCCGAGCAGCAGGCCGCCGAGCAGCGCTGCCGACGCCGGCGGCAGCGTCCGCGCCATGACCTCGCGAGCGGCGCGCTTGGCCCGGACGGGCCAGGGCGGTCTCGGGTCTTCGAGGGCGGCGACACGCTCGGCGCGGGCGCTGGCGACGACGAAGATTCCCTCGCGCTGGAGAGAGGCGGCGTAGTCGAATCCATCGGGGTTTCGAAAGCCGGTGGCGGGGTGCAGGCGCATGGTGGCTGCGATGCGCTGCCCCTCGGCCACCGGCGGCAGGTCGCCGCCGTAGACGGTCACTTGAAGCCGGCCAGTGCGTGGCTCGCCGTCGACGCCTTCGACTTCGAGCAGGAGGCGCACCCGGTCGGGGGCAAACCTGACGGGCTCGGCCACCAGGCGCCCCTCGACGCGCGCCACCGTCGGCAGCGGCATCCGGGCGACGTGGTCGGGCGGCGGTGGAAGTGGGATTGCTCTGAGGGCGCCGACGGCGGCCACGCCCAGAAGCAGGAAGGCCGTCGCGGAGCCGAGCCGCTCGAGAATCACCAGGCTCGCGCCCCAGGCCAGGGCCGCGAGGAGGACCCACCACGCGAGGTGCGACGGGATCCACGGAGCCAGCGCGATCCCGCCGACGAGAGCGAGCGCCAGCGGGGCCAGTGGGACCCGGCTCCAGCTCATCTCACTCCGTTACGGTGACGAGCGCGCGCAGACGCTCGAGCCTGGACCGCCCGAGGCCTTTCACCTTCTTCAGCTCCTCGACGGAGCCGAAGCGGCCGTCGGCCTCCCGCGTGGTGACGATGCGTGTCGCGAGCACCGGCCCCACCCCGGGCAGGCGCGCGAGGTCCTCTGTCGTCGCGCGGTTGAGATCGACGGGCTCCGCGGGCTCCACCCGATGCTCGGCCGCGGAGCGCCCGACCTTGTCAGTCGTCGCGTGCAGTCGACCGGACGCCGCACGGCCGGGAGGGGGAGAGGTCTCCCGGGCCCCCTCCCGGCCCTCCGGCTCGCGATCGAACTGCTCGAGGCGCTCGGCAAGCTCGGGATACGCGGCACGCCACTCGCGTACCGCGAGGCCGATGGTCGCCGCGCCCAGGAGCGAGAGCAACAGGACCAGCTGACGGCGCGTGTGGAGGGCCATGCGCCGACGATGTCACGCGCCCGAGCACTCGGCTAGAGTGCAAAAAAGAAGACAGCGGGCGTCTCCGATCGTCGACGCACGTCGATGGCAAGTATCTTGCTCACCAGAACGTCACCGGCCGATCCCGGCGGTCTCGTCGACGGCGGCGTCCTCGCGGAAGTGCGGCATGACCTCCCGGGCGAACATCTCCATCATGTCGAGCGTGGCCTCGTGGCTGCCGGCCGGCAGGCCGGAGCAGACGATGCCCGCGCGGAGCTCGTCGGAGAAGACGCGCAACTTGTCGCGCACGGTCGCGGGGCTGCCGCAGATGATGTAGCCGCCTTCCTCCAGGTCCTCGAAGCTGAGCTCGGTGGGAAGCTTCCGGGGCACGGCCAGCGATCGGCGGAACGCGCTCTCGGTGAGGTACCCCGGCGGCACCCAGAACGTGAGTGGCATCCGTAGCCCCGTGTGATAGACCCACAGCGCGGTCTGGCGGGCGATGGTCCGCGCCTTCTCGTCGTTCTCGGCGACGACGATCGGCAGGTTGACCGTCAACTGGTAACGGCTGGCCTGGTAGCCGTAGCGCTCGCACGCCTCCCGGTACTCGCCGTAGATCTGGGCGATCCGCTTGATCGGCGTAAAGACCATCAGGTACGGGAAGCGGCGCCGCGCCGCCCACTCCACGGTCTCCGAGCTGCCCTGGGACGGGCACCAGATCGGCGGGTGCGGCTTCTGCAGCGGGCGGGGCCACGGGTTCACGAAGGGATAGCGGTAGAAGCGACCGTCGAAGGCGAAGGGCCCCGGCTCGGTCCAGGCGCGGACGATCAGCTCGGCCGCCTCGTAGAAGCGCTCGCGGGAGTGGGTGGGGTTGACCACCGTGGAGAAGTACTCGGGGCCGATCCCGCGCACGAAGCCGGAGATGATGCGCCCGCCCGAGACGACGTCGAGCATGGCGATCTCCTCGGCGATGCGCAGCGGGTTCTCGCGGAGGGGCAGCCCGTTGCCGAGGATGGCGATCTTCGCGCGCGTCGTCCGGCGCGCCAGCATCGCCGCCATGAGGTTGGGGCTCGGCATGGTGCCGTAGCAGTTCTGGTGGTGCTCGTTCACGCAGAGGCCGTCCCAGCCCAGGCGCTCGGCGTGCTCGAACTGGTCGAGGTACTGGTTGTAGAGCGCGTGGCCGATCTCCGGGTCGTAGCGGCGGTTGGAGAGCGTGACCCACGAGGACGGCTCGTCGTGCTCCATCGGATAGGGCATCAGATGGAAGTAATAGAACTTCACCGCGCGACCTCCCGCGGGCCGCAGAAGTCCGCCACGGCCGCCGCCACCGCCTCCGGCTCCTCGAGATGCGGCAGGTGGCCGGAGGCGGCGAAGGTCCGGAGCTGCGCGCCGGGAATCTCCTTCGCCCACGCCTCCGCGCAGAGGAGCGGGGCGACCCGGTCGCGCTCGCCCCAGCAGAGCAGCGTGGGCGCGGTGATGCGCCCCAGGCGGCGCCGCAGGAGCGGGTTGTAGAGGTACGGGTTCCAGCTCACCCGCGCCAGCGCCGCCCGCTCGCGGTAGAGCTCCGCCAGCGTGTCGATGTTGGTCAGGTCGCCCGGGGCCAGCGCCAGCGCCTTGGCTTGATCGTGGAAGACGGTGGCGACGAGCTGGGGCAGCTCCATGGCGAAGAGGAACGGGTAGATCCAGCCGTCGACCTTGATCCCGACCGGCGCGATCAGCGCCAGCGATTTCAGACGGTGCGAGGCCATCGTCGCCATCTCGGCGGCGATCCAGCCCCCCAGCGACGAGCCCACCAGATGGACCCGGTCGAGCTTCAGCTCGTCGAGAAGATCGAGGTAGTGGAAGGCCAGGTCGGAGATGTGCTCGATCCACTCCGCAGCCGGCGCGCCGCCGTGACCGGGATGCTTGGGGAGGTAGACGGTGAACCGCCGGGCCAGCTCGGCGTGGAAGGGCAGCCAGCGTCCGGCCCCACCGGCGCCGTGCAGGAAGAGGAGGGCGGGCCCGGTCCCGTCCGAGAGGAGCTCGACCGGGGTTTCGCGGACTATCAGCCGATGCTGGCTCGGCACGCCTGAGGCCGGCCCCGCCCTAAGGCACCAGGGCGGCCCGCGTGATGTTCGTCGTGTCCTTGGCGTGCCACTCCGACTGCGCGAACGCCTCGTTGATGTTCTCCAGGGGGTACTTGTGGGAGAGCAGGCGGTCGAAGGGCCAGCGGGCGCGGTTGCGCACGAGGAAGTCCAGGGCGCGCGGGATCACCCACGGGTCGTACATGATGACGCCGACGATCCTCTTCGAGCCCCACACGAGCTGGGCCGGCTCCAGCTCGACCTTCACGCCGCGGCTGATCGTGCCGATCTCGAGATAGGCGCCGCCGGGACGGAGCATCTCGATGCCCTCGGGGATGACTTGAGGGAAGCCCACGAAGTCGCAGGCGACATCCGCGCCCACCCCGCCCGTCCACTGGCGGACCAGGTTCACGCGGTCCTTGCGATCGGGCACCGTCTTGATATCGATCGTGTGGTCGGCGCCGAAGGCCTGCGCGAGCTCCAGGCGCCCGGCAATCTGGTCCACCACGATGACGGTCTGGGCGCCCATGTCCTTGGCCACCGCCGCGGCCTGGAGGCCGAGCCCGCCCGCGCCCTGGATCACCAGGCTGTCGCCGAACCGGAATCCGGCCTTGTGCAAGCCGAAGATGACTTGCGAGAGCGCGCAGTTCACGGGGGCCACCAGCTCGTCGGGCAGCGCGTCGGGCACCTTGAAGATCGCGCCGCCGGGCTTGAGGTAGTAGTACTCGGCGAAGGCGCCGTGGAAATGGGGGAACTGCGAGGGCCCGAGCGGGCGGTCGACTTTCGCGGGGCAGGCGGCCGGCTCCTTGCCGAGGCACGCCGGGCAGCGCCCGCACGGATAGAAGTAGGGGTAGGCGACGCGGTCGCCTTCGCTCAGCGGCCGGCCGAGGGAGTCCGTCTTCACGCGCGCCCCCAGCCTCGCCACGCGCCCCGTCATCTCGTGGCCGTAAATCCAGCCGTCCTCGGGCAGGCGCAGGGGGGCGTCGCCGCGCCAGAAGTGCAGGTCGGAGCCGCAGACGTTGGCCAGCGAGACGCGGATGAGGACCGCGTCGGGCTCGACCTCGGGTAGCGGCAGCTCGCGGAGCTCGAAGGGCTTGCCGGGGCCGAAGAAGACCGCCGCCTTGCCTTTCATACCGCGGCCTCCCGCTCGCGCCCCAGCTCGAAGGCCTCGTGGAGCGCGCGGACGGCGAGCTCGGCGTACTTGTCCTCGATGACGCAGGACACGGCGATCTCGGAGGTGGAGATCATCTGGATGTTGATCCCCTCCCGGGCCAGCGTCGCGAACATCCGGGCCGCCACCCCGGAGTGGCTGCGCATGCCGACGCCGACGATGGAGACCTTGGCGACGCGCTCGTCGTGCACGATGCCCTGGGCCCGGACCGTGCGGCCCACGTCCTCCAGGACCGCCACCGCGCGCGTGTGGTCGCCGCGGGGCAGCGTGAACGACATGTCGGTGTAGCCGTCCCGGCTGATGTTCTGGACGATCATGTCCACCACGATGGTCTT
Encoded proteins:
- a CDS encoding LL-diaminopimelate aminotransferase gives rise to the protein MTRVNEHYLQLKSSYLFYEIARRLKAFQAAHPSAKIIRLGIGDVTQPLAPAIIHALHEAVDEMARPETFRGYGPEPGYEFLTGQIAARDYDTRGVRLSPDEIFVSDGGKSDSANIQEIFAPDCVVAVTDPVYPVYVDSNVMAGRGGAPDASGRYGGLVYLPCTAENDFQPALPDRPVDLIYLCYPNNPTGAVMTKAALKRWVDYARGQGAVLLYDAAYEAYIREPDIPHSIFEVEGAREVAVEFRSFSKTAGFTGTRCAFTVVPKELSGVAASGERVSLHALWLRRQSTKFNGVPYIVQKAAAAVYTEEGARQVRGQVDYYLDNARIIREGLEAIGLRVYGGNNAPYLWVRTPGRLDSWAFFDKLLQEAHVVGTPGAGFGPSGEGYLRLTAFGRRDETEEAVERIKTRLAL
- a CDS encoding DNA internalization-related competence protein ComEC/Rec2 translates to MSWSRVPLAPLALALVGGIALAPWIPSHLAWWVLLAALAWGASLVILERLGSATAFLLLGVAAVGALRAIPLPPPPDHVARMPLPTVARVEGRLVAEPVRFAPDRVRLLLEVEGVDGEPRTGRLQVTVYGGDLPPVAEGQRIAATMRLHPATGFRNPDGFDYAASLQREGIFVVASARAERVAALEDPRPPWPVRAKRAAREVMARTLPPASAALLGGLLLGDRVDLPREIDEAFRRAGVYHVLAVSGFNVALVAGAVWALLTLARVGRRPAALGAMVAVIGFALVVGPEPSVLRAVIMGVLVLGALLLDREASVMNGLALAALVLLAVRPGDLLDPGFQLSFAATAGIVLAPLPRGLIPGALGVSVAAQLAVLPIALVHFNQLSLIGPLANLGVVPLAGVATVVGLLAVALALVTEVGSTILFDATWPILLALRVVVALAASVPAGLLHLPAPHWAAIVAYTLGLGLALLWWRLREAPSRSRLAGQGACVLLAAAIIIAAWPLIRPADGRLRLTVLDVGQGDAIVLETPHGQAALIDAGPGGPMRLDAGERVVAPFLWNHGVLRLAAAMTTHDDRDHAGGMAAVRRYFAVREELGPQAMRWIGGVRVLALDPGRPGGGSVAQEPHSARSLPPPAPAPRRNDDAVVLRIDYGLASFLLASDITAPAERDLLASGAPLRATVLKVAHHGSRSSSTPGFLERARPSFAVISVGPRNSYGHPAPEVLARLAAVGTRVYRTDRDGAVSFETDGSALTVTRWATGAVQRYCLDPDVIC
- a CDS encoding helix-hairpin-helix domain-containing protein; protein product: MALHTRRQLVLLLSLLGAATIGLAVREWRAAYPELAERLEQFDREPEGREGARETSPPPGRAASGRLHATTDKVGRSAAEHRVEPAEPVDLNRATTEDLARLPGVGPVLATRIVTTREADGRFGSVEELKKVKGLGRSRLERLRALVTVTE
- a CDS encoding LLM class flavin-dependent oxidoreductase, translated to MKFYYFHLMPYPMEHDEPSSWVTLSNRRYDPEIGHALYNQYLDQFEHAERLGWDGLCVNEHHQNCYGTMPSPNLMAAMLARRTTRAKIAILGNGLPLRENPLRIAEEIAMLDVVSGGRIISGFVRGIGPEYFSTVVNPTHSRERFYEAAELIVRAWTEPGPFAFDGRFYRYPFVNPWPRPLQKPHPPIWCPSQGSSETVEWAARRRFPYLMVFTPIKRIAQIYGEYREACERYGYQASRYQLTVNLPIVVAENDEKARTIARQTALWVYHTGLRMPLTFWVPPGYLTESAFRRSLAVPRKLPTELSFEDLEEGGYIICGSPATVRDKLRVFSDELRAGIVCSGLPAGSHEATLDMMEMFAREVMPHFREDAAVDETAGIGR
- a CDS encoding alpha/beta fold hydrolase gives rise to the protein MPSQHRLIVRETPVELLSDGTGPALLFLHGAGGAGRWLPFHAELARRFTVYLPKHPGHGGAPAAEWIEHISDLAFHYLDLLDELKLDRVHLVGSSLGGWIAAEMATMASHRLKSLALIAPVGIKVDGWIYPFLFAMELPQLVATVFHDQAKALALAPGDLTNIDTLAELYRERAALARVSWNPYLYNPLLRRRLGRITAPTLLCWGERDRVAPLLCAEAWAKEIPGAQLRTFAASGHLPHLEEPEAVAAAVADFCGPREVAR
- a CDS encoding zinc-binding dehydrogenase; its protein translation is MKGKAAVFFGPGKPFELRELPLPEVEPDAVLIRVSLANVCGSDLHFWRGDAPLRLPEDGWIYGHEMTGRVARLGARVKTDSLGRPLSEGDRVAYPYFYPCGRCPACLGKEPAACPAKVDRPLGPSQFPHFHGAFAEYYYLKPGGAIFKVPDALPDELVAPVNCALSQVIFGLHKAGFRFGDSLVIQGAGGLGLQAAAVAKDMGAQTVIVVDQIAGRLELAQAFGADHTIDIKTVPDRKDRVNLVRQWTGGVGADVACDFVGFPQVIPEGIEMLRPGGAYLEIGTISRGVKVELEPAQLVWGSKRIVGVIMYDPWVIPRALDFLVRNRARWPFDRLLSHKYPLENINEAFAQSEWHAKDTTNITRAALVP